In Streptomyces sp. NBC_00704, a genomic segment contains:
- a CDS encoding DNA gyrase/topoisomerase IV subunit A, which produces MARRSTKTPPPDDSYEERILDIDVVDEMQGSFLEYAYSVIYSRALPDARDGLKPVHRRIVYQMNEMGLRPERGYVKCARVVGEVMGKLHPHGDASIYDALVRMAQPFSMRLPLVDGHGNFGSLGNDDPPAAMRYTECRQAAATSLMTESIDEDTVDFAPNYDGQEQEPVALPAAFPNLLVNGASGIAVGMATNMPPHNLGEVVAAARHLIRYPGADLDALMKFVPGPDLPTGGRIVGLSGIRDAYESGRGTFKIRATVAVETVTARRKGLVVTELPFTVGPEKVIAKIKDLVGSKKIQGIADVKDLTDRAHGLRLVIEIKNGFVPEAVLEQLYKLTPMEESFGINNVALVDGQPLTLGLKELLEVYLDHRFNVVRRRSEFRRTKRRDRLHLVEGLLTALVDIDEVIRLIRSSDNSAQAKERLIERFSLSEIQTQYILDTPLRRLTRFDRIELEAEKERLNEEIAELTRILESDAELRKLVSAELAAVAKKFGTERRTVLLESSGSTAAAVPLQVADDPCRVLLSSTGLLARTANAEPFADSSEDTDDRRTKHDVIVSAVPATARGEIGAVTSAGRLLRINVVDLPQLPDTASVPNLSGGAPLAEFVSLEGDETVICLTTLDESSPGLAIGTEQGVVKRVVPDYPSNKDELEVIGLRDGDRIVGAVELRTGEEDLVFITDDAQLLRYQAAQVRPQGRPAGGMTGIKLTEGARVISFTAVDPAADAVVFTIAGSRGTLDDSVQTTAKLTPFDQYPRKGRATGGVRCQRFLKGEDCLSLAWAGPVPAKAAQKNGLPADLPEIDPRRDGSGVSLPKTVAVVAGPV; this is translated from the coding sequence ATGGCCCGCCGCAGCACGAAGACCCCGCCGCCCGACGACTCGTACGAGGAGCGCATCCTCGACATCGACGTCGTCGACGAGATGCAGGGCTCCTTCCTCGAGTACGCGTACTCGGTCATCTACTCCCGCGCCCTGCCGGACGCCCGTGACGGCCTGAAGCCGGTGCACCGCCGCATCGTCTACCAGATGAACGAGATGGGCCTGCGCCCCGAGCGCGGCTACGTCAAGTGCGCCCGCGTCGTCGGCGAGGTCATGGGCAAGCTGCACCCGCACGGAGACGCGTCGATCTACGACGCCCTCGTGCGCATGGCCCAGCCGTTCTCCATGCGGCTGCCGCTGGTCGACGGCCACGGCAACTTCGGCTCGCTGGGCAACGACGACCCGCCGGCCGCCATGCGGTACACCGAGTGCCGTCAGGCCGCGGCGACGAGCCTGATGACGGAGTCGATCGACGAGGACACGGTCGACTTCGCGCCCAACTACGACGGCCAGGAGCAGGAGCCGGTCGCGCTGCCCGCCGCCTTCCCGAACCTCCTGGTCAACGGCGCCTCCGGGATCGCGGTCGGCATGGCCACCAACATGCCGCCGCACAACCTGGGCGAGGTCGTCGCGGCCGCCCGCCACCTCATCCGGTATCCCGGCGCGGACCTCGACGCCCTGATGAAGTTCGTCCCCGGCCCCGACCTGCCCACCGGCGGCCGCATCGTCGGCCTCTCCGGCATCCGGGACGCCTACGAGAGCGGCCGCGGCACCTTCAAGATCCGCGCCACGGTGGCGGTGGAGACCGTCACGGCCCGCCGCAAGGGCCTGGTCGTCACCGAACTGCCCTTCACGGTCGGCCCCGAGAAGGTCATCGCGAAGATCAAGGACCTGGTCGGCTCGAAGAAGATCCAGGGCATCGCGGACGTCAAGGACCTCACCGACCGCGCGCACGGCCTGCGTCTCGTCATCGAGATCAAGAACGGCTTCGTGCCGGAAGCGGTCCTGGAGCAGCTCTACAAGCTGACGCCGATGGAGGAGTCCTTCGGCATCAACAACGTGGCACTGGTCGACGGACAGCCGCTCACGCTGGGCCTGAAGGAACTGCTGGAGGTCTACCTCGACCACCGCTTCAACGTCGTGCGCCGGCGCAGCGAGTTCCGCCGCACCAAGCGCCGCGACCGGCTGCACCTGGTCGAGGGTCTGCTGACGGCGCTCGTCGACATCGACGAGGTCATCCGGCTGATCCGCTCCAGTGACAACAGCGCGCAGGCCAAGGAGCGCCTGATCGAGCGCTTCTCGCTGTCGGAGATCCAGACCCAGTACATCCTGGACACGCCGCTGCGCCGCCTGACCCGGTTCGACCGTATCGAACTGGAGGCGGAGAAGGAGCGGCTCAACGAGGAGATCGCCGAGCTGACCCGGATCCTCGAGTCGGACGCGGAGCTGCGCAAGCTGGTCTCGGCCGAACTGGCCGCGGTGGCCAAGAAGTTCGGCACCGAGCGCCGCACAGTGCTGCTGGAGTCCTCGGGCTCCACCGCCGCGGCCGTGCCGCTGCAGGTCGCGGACGACCCCTGCCGCGTACTCCTGTCCTCCACGGGCCTGCTGGCCCGCACCGCGAACGCCGAGCCGTTCGCCGACAGCTCCGAGGACACGGACGACCGGCGCACCAAGCACGACGTGATCGTCTCGGCCGTCCCCGCCACCGCGCGCGGGGAGATCGGCGCGGTCACCTCGGCGGGCAGACTGCTGCGGATCAACGTCGTCGACCTGCCGCAGCTCCCCGACACCGCTTCGGTGCCCAACCTGTCGGGCGGCGCCCCGCTGGCGGAGTTCGTCTCCCTGGAGGGCGACGAGACGGTGATCTGCCTGACCACGCTCGACGAGTCGTCCCCCGGTCTGGCCATCGGCACGGAACAGGGCGTCGTCAAGCGGGTCGTGCCCGACTACCCGTCCAACAAGGACGAACTGGAGGTCATCGGCCTCCGGGACGGCGACCGGATCGTCGGCGCCGTCGAGCTGCGCACCGGCGAGGAGGACCTGGTCTTCATCACCGACGACGCCCAACTGCTGCGCTACCAGGCGGCACAGGTGCGGCCACAGGGCCGTCCGGCGGGCGGTATGACGGGCATCAAGCTCACCGAGGGCGCCAGGGTGATCTCGTTCACGGCCGTGGATCCGGCGGCGGACGCGGTCGTCTTCACCATCGCGGGCTCGCGCGGAACGCTGGACGACTCGGTCCAGACGACCGCCAAGCTCACCCCGTTCGACCAGTATCCGCGCAAGGGCCGGGCCACCGGCGGCGTGCGCTGCCAGCGGTTCCTGAAGGGCGAGGACTGCCTGTCCCTGGCCTGGGCGGGTCCCGTCCCGGCCAAGGCGGCGCAGAAGAACGGTCTGCCGGCCGACCTCCCCGAGATCGACCCCCGCCGAGACGGCTCGGGCGTGTCCCTGCCGAAGACGGTCGCGGTGGTGGCGGGACCGGTCTAG
- a CDS encoding M16 family metallopeptidase, with translation MPMGHTATAQAGSGGLTATEHRLANGLRVVLSEDHLTPVAAVCLWYDVGSRHEVKGRTGLAHLFEHLMFQGSGQVKGNGHFELVQGAGGSLNGTTSFERTNYFETMPAHQLELALWLEADRMGSLLTALDDESMENQRDVVKNERRQRYDNVPYGTAFEKLTALAYPEGHPYHHTPIGSMADLDAATLEDARAFFRTYYAPNNAVLSVVGDIDPEQTLAWVEKYFGSIPGHDGKPAPRDGGLPDVIGEQLREVLEEEVPARALMAAYRLPEDGTRACDAADLALTVLGGGESSRLYNRLVRRDRTAVAAGFGLLRLAGAPSLGWLDVKTSGDVEVPVIETAIDEELARFAEEGPTAEEMERAQAQLEREWLDRLGTVAGRADELCRFAVLFGDPQLALTAVQRVLDVTPEEVREVAKARLRPDNRAVLVYEPTAAEAPADQDENEEAAR, from the coding sequence ATGCCCATGGGTCACACGGCCACAGCCCAGGCAGGCTCCGGGGGCCTGACAGCGACCGAGCACCGCCTGGCCAACGGGCTGCGCGTGGTGCTGTCGGAGGACCATCTGACCCCCGTCGCGGCGGTGTGCCTCTGGTACGACGTCGGCTCACGCCACGAAGTCAAGGGGCGTACCGGCCTTGCTCACCTTTTCGAGCACCTGATGTTCCAGGGATCCGGGCAGGTCAAGGGCAACGGGCACTTCGAACTGGTCCAGGGCGCGGGCGGGTCCCTCAACGGGACCACCAGCTTCGAGCGCACCAACTACTTCGAGACCATGCCCGCCCACCAGCTGGAGCTCGCCCTCTGGCTGGAGGCGGACCGGATGGGCTCCCTGCTCACCGCGCTCGACGACGAGTCGATGGAGAACCAGCGCGACGTCGTCAAGAACGAGCGCCGCCAGCGGTACGACAACGTCCCCTACGGCACGGCCTTCGAGAAGCTGACCGCTCTCGCCTACCCGGAGGGCCACCCGTACCACCACACGCCGATCGGCTCGATGGCCGACCTGGACGCGGCGACGCTGGAGGACGCGCGTGCGTTCTTCCGCACGTACTACGCGCCCAACAACGCGGTGCTCTCCGTGGTGGGCGACATCGACCCGGAGCAGACCCTCGCGTGGGTCGAGAAGTACTTCGGCTCCATCCCCGGCCACGACGGCAAGCCCGCCCCCCGCGACGGCGGCCTGCCCGACGTCATCGGCGAGCAGCTCCGCGAGGTCCTCGAGGAGGAGGTGCCCGCCCGCGCCCTGATGGCCGCCTACCGGCTGCCGGAGGACGGCACGCGCGCGTGCGACGCCGCGGACCTGGCGCTCACGGTGCTCGGCGGCGGCGAGTCGTCCCGCCTCTACAACCGGCTCGTGCGCCGCGACCGCACGGCGGTGGCGGCCGGCTTCGGCCTGCTGCGCCTCGCCGGCGCCCCCTCGCTGGGCTGGCTGGACGTGAAGACGTCCGGCGACGTCGAGGTGCCCGTCATCGAGACCGCCATCGACGAGGAGCTCGCCCGGTTCGCCGAGGAGGGCCCCACGGCGGAGGAAATGGAGCGCGCGCAGGCCCAGTTGGAGCGCGAGTGGCTCGACCGTCTCGGCACGGTCGCCGGGCGCGCCGACGAACTGTGCCGCTTCGCGGTCCTGTTCGGCGATCCGCAGCTCGCCCTCACCGCCGTCCAGCGGGTGCTGGACGTGACGCCCGAGGAGGTGCGGGAGGTCGCCAAGGCCCGTCTGCGCCCCGACAACCGCGCGGTGCTCGTCTACGAGCCGACCGCCGCCGAAGCCCCCGCCGACCAGGACGAGAACGAGGAGGCGGCCCGGTGA
- a CDS encoding M16 family metallopeptidase: MTELATMDFHPQPRAGEAKPWAFPAPERGTLDNGLTVLHCHRPGQQVVAVEVILDAPLDAEPAGLDGVATIMARAFSEGTDKHSAEEFAAELERCGATLDAHADHPGVRLSLEVPASRLAKGLGLLADALRAPAFADSEVERLVRNRLDEIPHELANPARRAAKELSKELFPATARMSRPRQGSAETVEKIDSAAVRAFYDRHVRPATATAVIVGDLTGVGLAELLGDTLGAWTGSTAEPRPVPPVTADDRGRVVIVDRPGAVQTQLLIGRIGADRHDRVWPAQVLGTYCLGGTLTSRLDRVLREEKGYTYGVRAFGQVLRSAPDGSGAAMLAISGSVDTPNTGPALDDLWKVLRTLAAEGLTDAERDVAVQNLVGVAPLKFETAAAVAGTLADQVEQHLPDDFQATLYRQLAATGTVEATAAAVNAFPVDRLVTVLVGDAAQIREPVEALGIGEVKVVSAE, encoded by the coding sequence GTGACCGAGCTCGCCACGATGGACTTCCACCCCCAGCCCCGGGCGGGCGAGGCCAAGCCGTGGGCGTTCCCCGCGCCCGAGCGCGGCACGCTGGACAACGGTCTGACCGTGCTGCACTGCCACCGCCCCGGCCAGCAGGTCGTCGCCGTCGAGGTCATCCTCGACGCGCCCCTGGACGCCGAGCCGGCCGGTCTCGACGGCGTCGCCACGATCATGGCGCGCGCCTTCTCCGAGGGCACCGACAAGCACTCCGCCGAGGAGTTCGCCGCCGAACTGGAGCGCTGCGGAGCCACTCTGGACGCGCACGCCGACCATCCCGGCGTCCGCCTCAGCCTCGAGGTGCCGGCCTCGCGGCTGGCCAAGGGCCTGGGCCTGCTCGCCGACGCGCTGCGCGCCCCCGCGTTCGCCGACAGCGAGGTGGAGCGTCTCGTCCGCAACCGCCTGGACGAGATCCCGCACGAGCTGGCCAACCCCGCCCGGCGCGCCGCCAAGGAGCTCTCCAAGGAGCTGTTCCCGGCCACCGCGCGCATGTCGCGCCCGCGCCAGGGCAGCGCGGAGACGGTCGAGAAGATCGACTCCGCCGCCGTGCGCGCCTTCTACGACCGGCACGTCCGCCCGGCGACGGCCACCGCCGTGATCGTGGGCGATCTGACCGGCGTCGGCCTGGCGGAGCTCCTGGGCGACACCCTGGGCGCCTGGACGGGCTCTACGGCCGAGCCGCGGCCGGTGCCGCCGGTGACCGCCGACGACAGGGGCAGGGTCGTCATCGTGGACCGCCCCGGCGCCGTCCAGACGCAGCTGCTGATCGGCCGGATCGGCGCGGACCGGCACGACCGCGTGTGGCCCGCCCAGGTGCTCGGCACGTACTGCCTCGGCGGCACGCTGACCTCCCGCCTGGACCGCGTCCTGCGCGAGGAGAAGGGCTACACGTACGGGGTCCGCGCCTTCGGGCAGGTCCTGCGCTCCGCGCCGGACGGCTCGGGCGCCGCGATGCTCGCCATCAGCGGCTCCGTGGACACCCCCAACACCGGTCCCGCGCTGGACGACCTGTGGAAGGTGCTGCGCACCCTGGCCGCCGAGGGCCTGACCGACGCGGAGCGGGACGTCGCCGTGCAGAACCTGGTCGGGGTGGCGCCGCTGAAGTTCGAGACCGCCGCGGCCGTGGCGGGCACGCTCGCCGACCAGGTGGAGCAGCACCTGCCCGACGACTTCCAGGCGACGCTGTACCGGCAGCTCGCCGCGACGGGCACGGTCGAGGCCACCGCGGCGGCCGTCAACGCCTTCCCGGTGGACCGGCTGGTGACGGTCCTGGTGGGCGACGCGGCGCAGATCCGGGAGCCGGTCGAGGCCCTCGGCATCGGTGAGGTGAAGGTCGTCTCCGCGGAGTAG
- a CDS encoding M23 family metallopeptidase: protein MAFTCATGKHRRPSRMQRTTVRAAGVAALTTTGVMATVASAPAFAAEPTPEQTGLIPVVTAGESVVEQIDDQVAVQKRAAFEEAARQAAAKKAVEEREARVRAAREAERKRLNTFVMPIAGSYVSTGYQASSSLWSSGSHTGIDFHAANGTTVHAVGSGTVVEAGWGGAYGNQVVIRMHDGTYTQYGHLSSIEVSVGQQVTPGQRIGFSGDTGNVTGPHLHFEARTTPEYGSDMDPVAYLRNHGVNV from the coding sequence ATGGCGTTCACCTGCGCCACCGGGAAGCATCGTCGGCCCAGCCGGATGCAGCGCACCACCGTCCGCGCGGCGGGCGTCGCGGCGCTCACCACCACCGGTGTGATGGCCACCGTCGCCTCGGCCCCGGCCTTCGCCGCCGAGCCCACCCCCGAGCAGACCGGGCTGATCCCCGTCGTCACCGCCGGCGAGTCCGTCGTCGAGCAGATCGACGACCAGGTCGCCGTCCAGAAGCGGGCCGCCTTCGAGGAGGCCGCCCGGCAGGCCGCCGCCAAGAAGGCCGTGGAGGAGCGCGAGGCACGCGTGCGTGCCGCCCGCGAGGCCGAGCGCAAGCGCCTGAACACCTTCGTGATGCCGATCGCCGGCTCCTACGTCTCCACCGGCTACCAGGCCAGCAGCTCGCTGTGGTCCTCCGGCAGCCACACGGGCATCGACTTCCACGCCGCCAACGGCACGACCGTGCACGCGGTCGGCTCCGGCACCGTGGTCGAGGCCGGCTGGGGCGGGGCCTACGGCAACCAGGTCGTCATCCGGATGCACGACGGGACGTACACCCAGTACGGTCACCTGTCGTCCATCGAGGTGTCGGTGGGGCAGCAGGTCACCCCGGGGCAGCGCATCGGTTTCTCCGGCGACACCGGCAACGTCACCGGCCCGCATCTGCACTTCGAGGCCCGCACCACCCCGGAGTACGGCTCCGACATGGACCCGGTCGCCTATCTCCGCAACCACGGCGTGAACGTCTGA
- a CDS encoding GntR family transcriptional regulator, producing the protein MRIPAHSVCTAVRDDIVAGVYERGSRLTEELLARRYGVSRVPVREALRTLEAEGFVVTRRHAGACVAEPTEQEAGDLLEMRMLLEPLGACRAAERRTEAHLKVLRGLVRLGQERARRGSSDDLRSLGGWFHETLAQSCGSPALTSMLTQLRHKIAWMYTVDAPADPVESWAEHGAIVDAVTRGDGERARAITALHTERSTPAHRLRFPGGPGRADRVRTSQHPVNTSGIRN; encoded by the coding sequence ATGCGTATTCCGGCGCACTCGGTGTGCACGGCCGTCCGGGACGACATCGTCGCGGGCGTCTACGAGCGCGGCAGCCGCCTCACCGAGGAACTCCTCGCCCGCCGCTACGGGGTCTCCCGCGTCCCCGTCCGCGAGGCGCTGCGCACGCTGGAGGCCGAGGGCTTCGTGGTCACGCGGCGGCACGCGGGCGCGTGCGTCGCGGAGCCGACCGAGCAGGAGGCCGGAGACCTGCTGGAGATGCGCATGCTGCTGGAGCCGCTCGGCGCCTGCCGGGCCGCGGAACGGCGCACCGAGGCCCATCTGAAGGTGCTGCGCGGACTCGTCCGGCTGGGCCAGGAGCGGGCCAGGAGGGGCAGCAGCGACGACCTGCGCTCCTTGGGCGGCTGGTTCCACGAGACGCTCGCCCAGTCCTGCGGCAGCCCCGCCCTGACGTCGATGCTCACCCAGCTGCGCCACAAGATCGCCTGGATGTACACGGTGGACGCCCCGGCCGATCCGGTGGAGTCCTGGGCGGAGCACGGCGCGATCGTGGACGCGGTGACGCGCGGGGACGGGGAGCGCGCGCGGGCGATCACGGCGCTGCACACCGAGCGGTCGACGCCGGCGCACCGACTGCGCTTTCCCGGCGGCCCGGGGCGCGCCGACCGTGTGAGGACCTCGCAACATCCCGTAAACACGTCGGGAATTCGGAATTAA
- a CDS encoding HPr family phosphocarrier protein, which translates to MAERRVNVGWAEGLHARPASIFVRAATAAGIPVTIAKADGNPVNAASMLAVLGLGAQGGEEIVLASDAEGADAALDRLAKLVAEGLEELPETV; encoded by the coding sequence ATGGCTGAGCGCCGCGTCAACGTCGGCTGGGCCGAGGGCCTCCACGCCCGCCCCGCTTCCATCTTCGTCCGGGCCGCCACGGCCGCAGGCATCCCCGTGACGATCGCCAAGGCCGACGGCAACCCCGTCAACGCGGCCTCCATGCTGGCCGTCCTCGGCCTGGGCGCCCAGGGCGGCGAGGAGATCGTCCTCGCCTCCGACGCCGAGGGCGCGGACGCCGCCCTCGACCGGCTGGCCAAGCTGGTCGCCGAGGGCCTCGAGGAACTCCCCGAGACCGTCTGA
- a CDS encoding bifunctional acetate--CoA ligase family protein/GNAT family N-acetyltransferase, translated as MQSASDRPEYPAHWEADVVLRDGGTARIRPITADDAERLVSFYEQVSDESKYYRFFAPYPRLSAKDVHRFTHHDFVDRVGLAATVGGEFIATVRYDRIGPDGMAATSPADEAEVAFLVQDAHQGRGVASALLEHIAAVARERAIRRFAAEVLPANTKMIKVFTDAGYTQKRSFEDGVVHLEFDLEPTERSLAVQRAREQRAEAHSVGRLLAPGSVAVVGVGRAPGGVGRSVLGNLREAGFTGRLYAVNKAFPDGIEEVDGVPAHRSVREVAEPVDLAVVAVPAEHVPEAVAECGEHGVQGLVVLSAGYAESGPDGRERQRRLVRQARAYGMRIIGPNAFGVINTSPRVRLNASLAPEMPRAGRIGLFAQSGAIGIALLSRLHRRGGGVTGVTGVSTFVSSGNRADVSGNDVLQYWYDDPDTDVALMYLESIGNPRKFTRLARRTAAAKPLVVVQGAGSAPQGHAVRATRLPHATVSALLRQAGVIRVDTITELVDAGLLLARQPLPPGPRVAILGNSESLGLLTHDACLSEGLRPLPPSDLTTEASAEDFHAALARALADETCDAVVVTAIPAIGERSPGDAELAQALRSAAAAAPAKPVLVVHVEIGGLAAALSAAASTAPRAEGAARARAAAESATEPQPAAVEAPEGARLIPAYPAAERAVRALAEAVRYAQWRREAADPGKVPEYDDIDEKGAARLIDGLLARGQGLTLGAEETCELLGRYGVRTRRAIPAPTPDEAARAARDLGYPVALKATAPHLRHRADLGGVRLDLADEDQLRRAYAELTELFGKPQELRPVVQAMAPRGVDTVVRAVIDPAAGAVLSFGLAGAASQLLGDMAHRLVPVTDRDATSLVRSIRTAPLLFGWRGSTPVDTPALEELLLRVSRLVDDHPEVVAVTLEPVVVAPHGVSVLGASVRLAPPPARDDLGPRTLPAY; from the coding sequence ATGCAGAGCGCGTCGGACCGGCCCGAGTACCCCGCCCACTGGGAGGCCGACGTGGTGCTGCGCGACGGCGGCACCGCACGCATCCGCCCCATCACCGCCGACGACGCCGAGCGCCTGGTCAGCTTCTACGAGCAGGTGTCGGACGAGTCGAAGTACTACCGCTTCTTCGCGCCCTACCCGCGGCTGTCCGCCAAGGACGTCCACCGCTTCACGCACCACGACTTCGTGGACCGGGTGGGGCTCGCGGCCACCGTGGGCGGCGAGTTCATCGCCACCGTGCGCTACGACCGCATCGGGCCGGACGGCATGGCCGCCACCTCGCCCGCCGACGAGGCCGAGGTCGCCTTCCTCGTGCAGGACGCCCACCAGGGCCGCGGCGTCGCCTCGGCGCTCCTCGAACACATCGCCGCCGTCGCGCGCGAGCGCGCCATCCGCCGCTTCGCCGCCGAGGTGCTCCCCGCCAACACCAAGATGATCAAGGTGTTCACCGACGCCGGCTACACCCAGAAACGCAGCTTCGAGGACGGCGTCGTCCACCTGGAGTTCGACCTCGAACCCACCGAACGCTCCCTCGCGGTGCAGCGCGCGCGGGAGCAGCGCGCCGAGGCGCACTCCGTGGGACGGCTGCTGGCGCCGGGCTCCGTCGCCGTCGTCGGCGTCGGCCGCGCCCCGGGCGGCGTCGGCCGCAGCGTCCTCGGCAACCTCCGCGAGGCCGGCTTCACGGGCCGCCTGTACGCCGTGAACAAGGCGTTCCCGGACGGCATCGAGGAGGTCGACGGCGTGCCCGCCCACCGCTCGGTGCGGGAGGTGGCGGAGCCGGTCGACCTCGCGGTCGTCGCCGTCCCCGCCGAGCACGTGCCCGAGGCCGTCGCCGAATGCGGCGAGCACGGGGTGCAGGGACTCGTCGTCCTCTCCGCCGGCTACGCCGAGAGCGGCCCCGACGGCCGCGAGCGCCAGCGCCGGCTCGTGCGCCAGGCACGCGCGTACGGCATGCGGATCATCGGGCCCAACGCCTTCGGCGTCATCAACACCTCGCCGCGGGTGCGCCTGAACGCCTCCCTCGCCCCGGAGATGCCCAGGGCCGGGCGGATCGGCCTGTTCGCCCAGTCGGGCGCCATCGGCATCGCCCTGCTGTCCCGCCTGCACCGGCGCGGCGGAGGCGTCACCGGCGTCACCGGCGTCTCCACCTTCGTCTCCTCCGGCAACCGCGCGGACGTCTCCGGCAACGACGTCCTGCAGTACTGGTACGACGACCCCGACACCGACGTCGCCCTCATGTACCTGGAGTCCATCGGCAACCCCCGCAAGTTCACCCGCCTCGCGCGGCGCACGGCGGCGGCCAAGCCCCTCGTCGTCGTCCAGGGCGCCGGTTCGGCCCCGCAGGGCCACGCCGTGCGGGCCACCCGGCTGCCGCACGCGACCGTGTCGGCGCTGTTGCGGCAGGCGGGCGTGATCCGCGTGGACACCATCACCGAACTGGTCGACGCCGGCCTGCTGCTGGCCCGCCAGCCGCTGCCGCCGGGCCCGAGGGTCGCGATCCTCGGCAACTCCGAGTCCCTCGGGCTGCTCACCCACGACGCGTGCCTCTCCGAGGGGCTGCGCCCACTGCCGCCGTCGGACCTGACGACCGAGGCCTCGGCGGAGGACTTCCACGCGGCACTGGCGCGGGCCCTGGCCGACGAGACGTGCGACGCCGTGGTGGTGACGGCGATCCCGGCGATCGGCGAACGCTCGCCCGGGGACGCGGAACTCGCGCAGGCGCTGCGCTCGGCCGCCGCGGCGGCCCCCGCCAAGCCGGTCCTCGTCGTGCACGTCGAAATCGGCGGCCTCGCGGCGGCTCTGTCCGCCGCCGCGAGCACCGCACCCCGCGCGGAAGGCGCCGCACGCGCGCGTGCGGCGGCCGAGAGCGCCACCGAGCCCCAGCCGGCCGCCGTCGAGGCGCCCGAGGGAGCCCGCCTCATCCCCGCCTACCCCGCGGCCGAACGCGCCGTCCGCGCCCTCGCCGAGGCGGTGAGGTACGCCCAGTGGCGACGCGAGGCGGCCGACCCCGGCAAGGTCCCCGAGTACGACGACATCGACGAGAAGGGCGCCGCCCGGCTGATCGACGGGCTCCTCGCGCGCGGACAGGGGCTCACCCTCGGCGCCGAGGAGACCTGCGAGCTGCTCGGCCGCTACGGCGTCCGCACCCGCCGGGCGATCCCCGCCCCCACCCCCGACGAGGCCGCGCGGGCCGCGCGCGACCTCGGCTACCCCGTCGCCCTCAAGGCCACCGCCCCGCACCTGCGCCACCGCGCCGACCTGGGCGGCGTACGCCTCGACCTGGCCGACGAGGACCAACTGCGCAGGGCCTACGCCGAATTGACCGAACTCTTCGGCAAGCCGCAGGAACTCCGCCCGGTCGTCCAGGCGATGGCCCCGCGCGGCGTCGACACCGTCGTGCGCGCGGTCATCGACCCGGCGGCGGGAGCGGTGCTGTCCTTCGGCCTCGCGGGGGCCGCCTCGCAGCTCCTCGGGGACATGGCGCACCGGCTGGTCCCCGTCACCGACCGCGACGCCACGTCGCTGGTCCGCTCCATCCGCACGGCCCCGCTCCTGTTCGGCTGGCGCGGCTCGACGCCCGTCGACACCCCGGCCCTGGAAGAGCTCCTGCTGCGCGTCTCGCGGCTCGTCGACGACCACCCCGAGGTCGTCGCCGTCACCCTGGAACCCGTCGTCGTCGCACCCCACGGAGTCAGCGTCCTCGGCGCGTCGGTCCGCCTCGCGCCCCCGCCCGCGCGCGACGACCTCGGCCCGAGGACCCTGCCGGCGTACTGA
- a CDS encoding DUF5998 family protein: MEGMAKTSTTTQGLRAAIERSGYYPALVAEAVEAALGGEPIRSFLVHQETTFDQNEVRRHVTVLVLTGNRFIVSHTDEQAADSTSPTPYATTSTESVKLGRISSVVLSRVVANPESYTPGALPREVVLTIGWGAVSRIDLEPAACGDPNCDADHGYAGSSTADDLSLRVSEAGDGPETVRQALAFAQSLSEATADVTR, encoded by the coding sequence ATGGAGGGCATGGCCAAGACCAGTACGACGACCCAGGGGCTGCGCGCGGCGATCGAGCGCAGCGGCTACTACCCGGCCCTCGTGGCCGAGGCGGTGGAGGCCGCCCTGGGCGGCGAGCCGATCCGGTCGTTCCTGGTCCACCAGGAGACCACGTTCGACCAGAACGAGGTGCGCCGGCACGTGACCGTGCTGGTGCTCACCGGCAACCGGTTCATCGTCAGCCACACCGACGAGCAGGCCGCCGACAGCACCTCCCCGACGCCGTACGCCACGACGTCCACGGAGTCGGTCAAGCTCGGCAGGATCTCCTCGGTCGTGCTCAGCCGGGTGGTCGCCAACCCGGAGTCGTACACGCCGGGCGCACTGCCCCGCGAGGTCGTGCTCACCATCGGCTGGGGCGCCGTCTCCCGCATCGACCTGGAGCCCGCTGCCTGCGGCGACCCCAACTGCGACGCCGACCACGGCTACGCGGGCAGCTCGACGGCGGACGACCTCAGCCTGCGCGTGAGCGAGGCCGGGGACGGCCCGGAGACGGTGCGCCAGGCTCTCGCCTTCGCGCAGTCGCTCTCCGAAGCCACGGCGGACGTCACCCGCTGA